From the genome of Campylobacter concisus:
GGCAGTGCCGTTTTATAAAGAGGGCTTTTATGCAGCACTCGTTGCTTGGCCAGTTCAGGTTGAAAATTTTAGTGCTGAGGTCATTGCAAGAGACTTTGCAGGCAACGAGAGCAAATCTCACGTGAGATATTTTTATGAAAATGTAAAGTATAAAACTTCAACTATTGCATTAAATGATAGATTTTTAGATGGTAAGATAGTTGATCTAACTGATCAATATGCAAAAGATCCAAGCGCACTTTCAAGACTTGAAAAGATGAGATTTGTCAATGAAACGCTTAGAAATTCAAACGAAGAAAAAATAACAGCACTTACTACAAATCCTGGCGATGAGATGTTAACTGGCTTTAGTGTGACACCATTTTATCCACTAAGAAATGGTAAAAAAGTGGCTGACTTCGCCGATCATAGGTACTATACATATAATAACGAGCAAGTAAGCGAATCATGGCATATGGGAATAGACTTTGCAAGTGTGGCAGCGGCTCCTATAATAGCTAGTAATGCCGGCCGTGTCGTGCTTGCATCTGAAAATGGAATTTATGGATTAAATATTGTGATTGATCATGGATTTGGGCTTTATTCGCTTTATGGACACTGCTCAAGCACTAGAGTAAAAGAGGGCGATATGGTGGCAGCTGGCGATCAGATAGGCACTACTGGAACTAGTGGTCTTGCACTTGGAGATCACCTTCACTTTGGAATTTTAGTCCAAGGCGAAGAGGTGAGACCACAACAATGGATGGATAAAAAGTGGATAAAGGACAATATCACAAGTGTTTTAGATGCTGCAAAATCG
Proteins encoded in this window:
- a CDS encoding peptidase M23, with protein sequence MYRRGIGGFGIVVLLLILILAGGFGYALMSKDFERNEPIIGVADKVYWNLRTPMNIKFKDDSGIKFVRISMNDGKNDLNLLNQIIQNPSTELDVNLTFPKTGFFAQKDTYEMNIEAVDTSKWSFFTGNKASKKVEVVLDTSKPDLYVLSQSYSISKGGSAVVVFRATDNQLKEVYVQTNFGKKFKAVPFYKEGFYAALVAWPVQVENFSAEVIARDFAGNESKSHVRYFYENVKYKTSTIALNDRFLDGKIVDLTDQYAKDPSALSRLEKMRFVNETLRNSNEEKITALTTNPGDEMLTGFSVTPFYPLRNGKKVADFADHRYYTYNNEQVSESWHMGIDFASVAAAPIIASNAGRVVLASENGIYGLNIVIDHGFGLYSLYGHCSSTRVKEGDMVAAGDQIGTTGTSGLALGDHLHFGILVQGEEVRPQQWMDKKWIKDNITSVLDAAKSMIDKN